The Reinekea forsetii genome contains the following window.
TCGGTCAGACGGTGCTTAAGCTCGAACATTGCAGTAACCCACGTGTTGTTTTTTTAGTAGAGGCGGTTCATGCGCTTGTTTTCACGCTGCATTTTCTTTGCATGGCGCTTAACAGCTGCTGCTTGGGCGCGTTTGCGGATCCAAGTTGGTTTTTCATAATGTTCACGACTACGGACTTCAGACAGAACACCAGCTTTTTCACAAGAACGCTTGAAGCGACGTAGAGCGACATCAAAGGGTTCGTTATCTTTAACTTTAACGTGTGGCATTTACTCTTCCTAACAAAGGGTGGGTGATTCGAAATACCGTCTTTTCAGAGGTTTTTCGAGGCGCGTAATTGTACTTAGCGCAGCCGTCAGTAGCAAGTACTTCGTGTCACTTGGATCTCGGTGAAAGTTTTGCTCTAGCCTCGCGCTGCTATGGCGGGTGGGCCTGATAGGCGTTAAACTTGCCGCCTTTTGGGTAGTCGGGTATTGGCATGCGGGTTTTGGGGATTGAATCCTCCTGTGATGAAACAGGGGTAGCACTGTACGACAGTGAGCGGGGTCTACTGGCGCATCAACTGTATAGTCAGGTCAAGATGCACGCCGAATTTGGGGGCGTGGTCCCTGAATTGGCCTCTAGAGACCATATTCGTACCCTCTTGCCCCTGATTCAGGAGACCTTTGCCGAGGCCGAGTTGCCGCTCGGCCAGGTTGACGGGGTCGCTTTTACCGCCGGTCCGGGCCTGATTGGCGCGCTGATGGTTGGCGCTGCGACCGCTCGGTCGCTGGCCTTTGGCTGGGGTGTACCCGCCCTCGGCGTGCATCATATGGAAGGCCATCTGTTGGCCCCAATGTTGGAAACCAATCCGCCGGCCTATCCCTTTGTTGCCCTGTTGGTCAGTGGCGGCCATACCTTGCTGGTTGATGTTAAGGCGCCCGGTGCCTACAGTATCCTAGGGGAATCCTTGGACGATGCGGCCGGTGAAGCATTCGATAAGACGGCCAAGATGATGGGTCTGCCCTATCCGGGTGGGCCCTTGCTCAGTCAAATAGCCGAACAGGGTCGAACCGGGGTGTTTCGCTTTCCGCGTCCGATGATCGACCGACCCGGTATGGACTTTAGTTTTTCAGGCCTTAAAACCTCAGTTAGGCTGCAAATTGCCAAGCACAGCGTCGATGGCGTTGTTCCCGACGCGACGCGAGCTGATATTGCCTGTGCCTTTCAGGAGGCCGTGGTCGAGACGTTGGCCGTTAAGTGTCGGCGTGCCCTGCAGCACACCGGCTATAGACGGCTGGTGATCGCTGGCGGCGTCAGTGCCAACAAGCAATTGCGTTTGGGCTTGGCGAAGATGGCTGAAAAGGAACGCAGTGAATTGTTTTTCCCTCGGCCGGAATTTTGTACCGATAATGGTGCGATGATCGCCTATGCTGGATGGTTGCGGCTCAGGGCCGGGCAAGGCTCTGACCTCTCGCTAGACATTCGGCCGCGCTGGCCACTTGATACCTTGGAGCCCATATAATGTCTGATAGTGTGTACGTTACCGGATTGCGCTTGGAAACCCTCATCGGCGTCTATGCTTTTGAACGGGTCGAACGCCAGCTGTTGTTCATTGATTTGGAGCTGGATTTTGATTGCCATCGCGCCGGTCAGTCAGATGACCTGCGCCATGCACTCGACTACGACCGACTCTTCAAGACCCTCCGAAGCTGGGCTCTGGCGCAAGATTTTCAGTTGCTCGAAGCCTTTGGGGAAGCCCTATGCGTATTGGTACATGAGCAGTTTGCGATCGCCCGGATACAATTGCAGATCAATAAGCCCGCCGCGGTAACCGAGTGCAGCGCGGTGGGCATTAAAATGGAGCGGCGTTTTTAATGACCACAACCTCGATCCAGCTTGCCCTGAGTTTGGGCAGTAATATTAATCGCTATCGCCGCATCGGCGCTGGTATAGCCGCGCTGCGACAGCATTTCGGTCCGTTGATCTGCTCGCCCGTCTATGAGAGCGCCGCGGTGGGCTTTGACGGCAGTGCCTTTCTTAATCTGATCGTGTTAGTGCAGTCGAGCGCCTCCCTAGCCGACGTTAATCTGATTCTGAAACGGATCGAGGACGACAACGGGCGGGATCGTAGTGGTCCAAAATTCGGTTCTCGAACCCTAGACATCGATGTCGTGACCTATGGTGATTTCTCTGGGCTAATGGAGGGGATCGAATTACCGAGACCTGAATTGTTCAAGAATGCCTTCGTATTACTGCCCTTGGTCGATCTGGTGCCTCAGCAGCAGGTGCCCGGCTTAGAGCAGACCTTTAGTGAGTTATGGCTCAGTCAGGGTGCTCGGGGTCAACAGCTAACCCAGGTGCCCTTCGACTTTGAGCGCTAAGCCGAGTTACTTCAGTCGTGCCATCACCATCGCTCGATTAGGACTTGAGTCGTGCCAGCGCGCGCTCGATCAGCGGGCGAACAGACTCTACGATAATGGGCTGACCTGCTTTGGTCGGATGCAGACCATCGGCCTGCATTAGGTCGGGGTATTGGGCGACATTGTCCAGTATGAACGGCAAATAGAGCAAATCATGGATCTGGGCCAGTTCGGCAAAACTATTGAAGAACGGCTCGGTATAGCGCTTGCCGAAGTTGGGCGGCAATCTAATCCCCAACAATATCACCTCAATGCCCTGGTCCTGTGCGAGGGTGATCATTTTTTGCAAATTGTCGTACATCTGATCGATAGGGTAGCCTCGTAAACCATCGTTGGCACCGAGCTCAACCATGAGAATGTCAGGCTGAAATTTGTCCAGCAGGGCCGGCAGGCGATCCAAGCCGCCCTTTGATGTTTCACCGCTGATGCTGGTATTGATCACCCGATACTCATCGCCCAACGCCTGGCCGACCAAGCTCACCCAGCTTTCTTCGGGCAAGATGCCATAACCAGCCGATAGGCTGTCGCCATGGACCATAAGAGTCGCGGCCTGAGTAAAGGAAACAGAAAGAGCGAGCATTTTGGCCATTAAGCCCCACTTCAGGAGCTTAGTTACCGTTAACAACAATTTTGGAATGAATTTTATCATGACGACCCAGACTAGTTTGATGATACAGACCCGACAGCTTAAACAGGAAGTACCCGGCCGTGAAGAGCCATTGGTTATATTAAAGGGTATAGATATGGAAATTTACGCCGGTGAGACGGTCGCGATAGTGGGCGTGTCGGGCTCAGGCAAATCCACCCTGTTAGGCATGTTGGCTGGCCTGGACACCCCGAGCAGCGGTCATGTCGAGATTGCCGGTCGCGACCTGACGGCCATGGACGAGGAGTCTCGGGCGCTCTTGCGCGGCGAGATGGTTGGCTTCGTATTCCAAAATTTTCAGCTCTTGCCCAGCTTGACGGCGCTGGAAAATGTCATGCTGCCGCTAGAGGTGCGCGGCGATATCAACGCTGAGCCTCAGGCCAACGACTGGTTGGATCGGGTCGGGCTGAGCGATCGTTCCCATCATTACCCCCAGCAACTCAGCGGCGGTGAACAGCAGCGTGTGGCGGTAGCCCGTGCTTTCGCCAGCAATGCCCCGATCCTCTTTGCCGATGAGCCGACGGGCAATCTCGACACGGTTACCGGGGAAAAGGTCGCCGATATGCTATTTGCGCTAAATCAGGAGCAGGGCACCACCTTGGTGCTCGTGACCCATGACGAAAGGTTGGCGGCGCGCTGTCAGCGTCAGTTGCGCATGCATGGCGGTGAGTTGGTCGAGGTACCACAATGACGTCGGCGGCCCCGCGCGGATCTCTGGCCCGTTTGGCAATGAAGTTACTGTGGCGTGATTGGCGTAGTGGTGAGCTGAATATTTTGACCGCGGCGCTATTGGTGGCGGTGACCACGGTGACCGGCATTGGCCTATTCACCGACCGAATCAGCAACTCTATACTGGACGAGGCCGGCTCCTTGCTAGCGGCCGATGCACAGATACGCGGCTCCCAGCCGTTACCGGAAATTTGGCTCGAACAAGCCATTGCGGCCGGATTGGAAACAGCTCAGGTCACCACCTTTCAAGCCATGGTCTTCGGCCCAGGCCGTTCGGCCGAATTGGCCTCGGTCAAGGCCGTCTCGCAAGCTTATCCCTTGAAAGGTGAGCTGGAGGTTAGTACTGAACCTTATGGCTTAATCGAAAAGACCCAGGTCGGACCTCAACCCTCGGAGGCCTGGGTCAATTCGCGTCTGTTGGCCGCACTTGGGATGAAGGTAGGCGATACCATCGGGGTCGGTGATGGGGACTTTACCATTGCCAAGGTCGTGATTGCCGAACCGGATAATGCCGGCGGTGACTTTGGCCTTAACCCGCGCGTGATGATCAATGCCGCCGATATCGGGCAGACGGGCGCGGTGCAACTCGGCAGTCGGGTTGGGTATCGGCTGTTATTGGCCGGTGATGTCGAACCTTATCGGCTCGAGTGGCTCAAGCAAAAAGGCGAGCATCACCGCTGGCGCAGTGTGTCCGATGCCAATGAGCGGATCACCGCAACGTTAGAGCGTGCCGAGAGCTTTTTGCTCCTGGCCGGTTCATTAGGCGTGATCCTGGGTGGCGTCGCATTGGCCTTGGCGTCAAAGCGTTACGCCACACGGCAGCTTAGTCATGTTGCGCTGTTAAAGACGGTCGGCGTTACGCCCAATGGCATCGCATTGCTCTATGCCGGTAGTTTGGTGGTCTTGGGCTTAGTCGCGGTATTGGTCGGTTTGTTTCTCGGCTGGGTGTTGCATTGGGCGTTTCTGGAGTTATTTGCCGGCCTATTGCCACGCGAGTTGGTTGCCGCTACCAGTCAACCCCTGTGGATTGGTTTTATCAC
Protein-coding sequences here:
- the rpsU gene encoding 30S ribosomal protein S21 codes for the protein MPHVKVKDNEPFDVALRRFKRSCEKAGVLSEVRSREHYEKPTWIRKRAQAAAVKRHAKKMQRENKRMNRLY
- the tsaD gene encoding tRNA (adenosine(37)-N6)-threonylcarbamoyltransferase complex transferase subunit TsaD, whose amino-acid sequence is MRVLGIESSCDETGVALYDSERGLLAHQLYSQVKMHAEFGGVVPELASRDHIRTLLPLIQETFAEAELPLGQVDGVAFTAGPGLIGALMVGAATARSLAFGWGVPALGVHHMEGHLLAPMLETNPPAYPFVALLVSGGHTLLVDVKAPGAYSILGESLDDAAGEAFDKTAKMMGLPYPGGPLLSQIAEQGRTGVFRFPRPMIDRPGMDFSFSGLKTSVRLQIAKHSVDGVVPDATRADIACAFQEAVVETLAVKCRRALQHTGYRRLVIAGGVSANKQLRLGLAKMAEKERSELFFPRPEFCTDNGAMIAYAGWLRLRAGQGSDLSLDIRPRWPLDTLEPI
- a CDS encoding dihydroneopterin aldolase, whose product is MSDSVYVTGLRLETLIGVYAFERVERQLLFIDLELDFDCHRAGQSDDLRHALDYDRLFKTLRSWALAQDFQLLEAFGEALCVLVHEQFAIARIQLQINKPAAVTECSAVGIKMERRF
- the folK gene encoding 2-amino-4-hydroxy-6-hydroxymethyldihydropteridine diphosphokinase, yielding MTTTSIQLALSLGSNINRYRRIGAGIAALRQHFGPLICSPVYESAAVGFDGSAFLNLIVLVQSSASLADVNLILKRIEDDNGRDRSGPKFGSRTLDIDVVTYGDFSGLMEGIELPRPELFKNAFVLLPLVDLVPQQQVPGLEQTFSELWLSQGARGQQLTQVPFDFER
- a CDS encoding arylesterase; its protein translation is MAKMLALSVSFTQAATLMVHGDSLSAGYGILPEESWVSLVGQALGDEYRVINTSISGETSKGGLDRLPALLDKFQPDILMVELGANDGLRGYPIDQMYDNLQKMITLAQDQGIEVILLGIRLPPNFGKRYTEPFFNSFAELAQIHDLLYLPFILDNVAQYPDLMQADGLHPTKAGQPIIVESVRPLIERALARLKS
- a CDS encoding ABC transporter ATP-binding protein is translated as MTTQTSLMIQTRQLKQEVPGREEPLVILKGIDMEIYAGETVAIVGVSGSGKSTLLGMLAGLDTPSSGHVEIAGRDLTAMDEESRALLRGEMVGFVFQNFQLLPSLTALENVMLPLEVRGDINAEPQANDWLDRVGLSDRSHHYPQQLSGGEQQRVAVARAFASNAPILFADEPTGNLDTVTGEKVADMLFALNQEQGTTLVLVTHDERLAARCQRQLRMHGGELVEVPQ